A stretch of DNA from Phalacrocorax carbo chromosome 16, bPhaCar2.1, whole genome shotgun sequence:
CATATAAAGGGGCAGCAACAGCGTGAAATCAGACAGGAAGCTCCACAATTTAGAAAATGGCATGACGACTATAAAAACAAGCAAGCCCAGACTGACAGGGGGACGATGGACCCCAATTAATTTCCCAGTGCAGTACACACTCTCCGAGCTACTGGCGGAGGAGATAGCATGTGGAGCCTTCCCATACAACATCCAGCACAAGCATGCTGGAATTGTTAGAGCCAACATCCTCTCAGCTCTTGCTGGTTCCAGAGTCCAGAAACCTGTCAGtttctgcatttcaaaaattCATTAAACTCCTTTCATCTTCTCCCAGGACAGAAGCACATTTGCTGTTGTTGGGTCAGTTTGATGACTGGAGAAAAAAGGTAAcatggacacacacacaaaagttcAAAGACTGTGGCACAAAGCAAGAATCTCTCCAGTACCTACTCTGCTTCCACCAGGCTGTTTAGGAgtctttccttctcctcagtCAATTGACTGTGCTTCTCCTGCATCTCAACTGattctttttctgctgcctAGAGGCAAAATGCATAAACCAATATAACATTATCAGACTGAGAAAGATTTACAGGATCAATATTTGCCTCTGATCTGCATGGGAGGTTGAGACCTGGAAATGAGATGTCAAGACTCCGTACCTTGAGAGAGCGTACAAACTCATTTTCTGTGATAATGTTGCCATATTGCAGTTCCTCAAAGCTGTTGTTGTTCTTGTTGATCAACACATTCAACTTTATCAAGTCATTTGACATGTTCCTCATGTGACGTTCAAtgtctttctgttcttttgtgACCTGCTGAATTTCATCTACAGGTGAACAGAAGAAAGTCTTAAAACTCCCAGGAGCACTGGGTTGAATGCAGGCAAGGTGCAACAAACTGCTATTAGACCAAACAATGCTGCATGCAGAGCCACCTGTGTCCCACATACCCAGCCAAAACCTTCTCTGTCAGGCCCAAAAATCAAATAAGGTTTTGCAGGAGACTACTGTGGAAAAGAGTTGGTTTTGGCCAACGGAAGTGATGGAAGTGCCATCATTGGTGGGGGCACTCAACTACCAACTACTTGCAAACTTTATTTAAGCAGCATAACAAGTGACATGGTCACTTAGGGTTCAACTGTGTCAGTTAAGACAGCAGGATCAATCGTTGTAGGAAATAATGACATGCAAAACAGCAGAGGGTGCCTGGCTTTTAGCTCCTGAGAATAGTACTGGGGTCACTTGCATTATTGCTCACACATATATAGGAGCACTGAGGGCAGTCTTTGGTGAAGGTCTGGCATTACCCGTCTGTAAGCGTTCACTCCCTTTTTTGTCCCTTCATGGACGGGCATTTTATGAAGAATTAGGGAATGACTTACTTTCAGTGCGtactttcttctgctgcattATTGTGATCTGTTTCTTTAACATATCCAAGGAGGCTATTTGTTCCTCTCGTTCATGTGTTAACTTCACCAGCTCTTTCTGCAGATTGAGCCAGTACTTCTGTAGTGTCATCACCTCAGAATTATATTCTTCTACCTGCTTGGTCAGCTTGTTGATCTCAATTTCCAAGGGTCCCAATTCTTGCCCCTGTATGAGGGCAAGGTTTGAGATTAATCAGACAGAAGCTGCTGGAGTACTTGTTTATAGCATCATTGCAGAAGGCCGGTCCAACTGCTGGGATGCCTACTAAATACTGCCAACTACACTGTTATTTTGTCAGTTGGTTACTCCTTGCCTCCGTTTCCCATGAATTGGATGGAACTAATAACTCCTGACCTCACAGGAACAAACgaaacagaaaccaaaaagGTGCTAGACTGTGGCGAGAGGGCCTCCTAGGGTTTTAAAACAGGTACTTCTGGACATTCAAAAGTTTGTGAAGTGTATGCCACAGTAATCATTTTTGCACTGGTATCCATAAAGGTCTTACAGCTCACAGCGCCTGGGACAGATCCGGGTATCATCTGAAGGGGGACAACCATCAAACAGCTTAGGTCACTCTGCCTGTTCCAGTCTCCCCTTATCAGTCTTTGCAGATTTTATAATGACACCCTATTTACTCCCAGAGTATTGATGTCATTCAACAGCTGGTGTAGACAACTCCCTGCAGAAACCTGTGCTAGGCACACCCACATTTCACAACTCCCCAATGCCAGCTCCTCTTTGCATGCATTAAGAACTGTTTGACAAATGTAAACATGTACATTAACTAGCGCAGCTTTTAAATCACAATGCCGATGCCTGAAAGTTTTTACTATCCAGCACTTATGCAGCTACATTTATCAAGGGCATTTGTGGTCAccacaaagaataaaataaagtttgGGATTGAAAAGTAAATGTACATACCCCCTGCTGAGAAAGAATCATCTCCAGCCTCTTCTTGTACTGGCTGATGACCCCTTGCTTGTTCTCAGCCAGGATACTGCACTTTGCAATCTCACTTTCCCTGCAGCTGATCAGatcacagatattttttatttccttgtccAGCTCACCAAGTGTTTTTTTGAGAATTGTAAGCCTGCAATTGGTATGAGTTGTATTCAGAATAATCTGGGCCGTATCATTCTCAACCTTGGAAAAGTGCAGCTCCTAGGAATatcaacaaacagaaaacaaattactgtCACCAACAGCAACTCATTGATTTGTAATGCCTACTTATCCAAGCACAGGAATCGCAGGATTTAGATTCTACTCCCAGATCTGTGCTACAAGCTGTAAGCAAGCTACTTACCCTCTGTGTACCTTTGTTTCTCCATCTATTGACAAGAGATAGCAATATTTACCTCTGCCACAAGGCTGCTGAAAAGCTATAAAGAGCCTAAACATCCCAAAACCCTTTAAGAGACCACACTCATCACTTCTGCAATTATCTTCCCTGCCCAGATGCCTCTAGTTATCTGGCTAACAGTAGTAGGACATTATGATATTCCACCTCCTCCACTGTGCCTGAGAAACGCATCCCTCGCCTCACAACTGCGCTATCCAGAAAGCATGGGTATGCCTTTTGTTTGAGTGCAGCATGAATGCAGCCAGGTAACTTCCCAGAGCCTGTCTGCTCTCTGTCTTCTGCACAGCCTGGACCACACTGCGAGAGGTTACAGTTCGGTCTTTTCCAAGTCCATAGTCTCTGGACTATATTTTACTGTGCAACATAGGTGCTAATAGGAGTAAATGCAGAGTATCCACTTGTTTGTGTATCTGTTGGAAAGCGGGGTGGAGGGGCCTTTCTCACAATGAAAGCCAACCCTGGAAGTCTTCCAGTTGCTTACGATATGCACCCGATTTTAAAAACCCAGGGGCAAGCTGAAGTAACCCATGGAAATATAGAGGTGTGAGCGCGCTGTGTTAGTACCAGCCCACACAACTCAGTACAATAAGTACTATGCTGAATCTTCTAGTTTTAGTATCTCTACAAGTTACACACTCCCAGAGAGAGCAACTTCTCATGCCATGGAGATCTGTGGGTCTGGTTTGACTGTTCCTTGGACTGTAATCCTTATTTGGGAACTGAGAGTATACCTGTTCGATTTGATATATACTATATTTGCAATGCAATATAGCATAAATTAGTTTAATGTGGAGTATAGAAGTGCCACATATCCACTGTCCTCCTGCAATACATAACTTAAACCACTTTATAGTAAACATTCCCAGGATTCATCATTCTGCCccactttttaaataaagaaagaatAGTATGTTAGGTGTCAGGGCGTTTTTGACCAAACTCTCACATACACAAGAATCCTGCTATAACATCACTGGAAGAACTAAACTAAGGTTGCAAACCCAGCAGATCTCCAGCTGCAGACCTGAGAACCAAAATGAAGACACTGACAAAACACACTGGAAAAACAGTGCTCTAGGCTgtttccttcccctgccctcccaaATGGAAGAGGTACCATACCAGATCTGTTTTTCTCCTATGAAGTTTTGCAGCCAGCTGTGAGAAGTGCTTTGTGGCTTTGCTAGACATCATCTGGTCCTGAAGCTTTGACATGAtttctctctccatctgctcttTGGCATCGGTCCCTTTCTCTATATCCTTACTGATGGACAGCACCTCATTCAGACGAGCAGCTTGATCCTAAAAAGTAGGGAACACAGAGACAGGATCACTACAACTGTTTGGGGAAGGGGATTAAATACTTGTGTCCAATTCAAAAGGATTCTTCTTCCAAGTTATTCTTCTCACCGTCTTGGTCCTGTTGAGGGCCTGCTCTGTCTCATGGAGAATGCGAGTATAGGTACCAGATTCAACCTTCAAGGCCTCCTGCCTTGAAACGCACTGGGCAATGAGTTTCTTTGTCGTGTTGGCATCGCTCTGTGAACGGCTCAGGATGGTGACAAGCAGctcattcttctcttcctccttcctgatTGACTTTCTACAGCCATGGATATCCATTTCTAGGGACTTCAGGTCATGTCTGTACTTGCTGGAGAGGCGAAGAGGATGTAAAAATCATCACAGGGTTTGATTCGTGTGCTGAATAGTCATCTACAAATTCCTCTTTTCACACATTATTGCAGCAACAACTGACCAAGAAGGAAGATCTTTATAAAGGCTAGGCTGCTGTGACAGTGCAGAGTCATCAGAAGATGGATGGAGACATTaagatttaaaaggaaatatatgtAGGAAAATTAATTCCTGCTTTCAGTcctgtccccacccccccttcttGCCAGGATGCCGCCGTATAAAAGCGTATTGTATGTTCTCAGAAAATCAGTCAAATTTTAAGACTCCAGATGAAATAAACACTTCCTTTGGCAACAATAGGAAGGTTTCCTGAAGATTTCTAGAGGCATCACAGAATCCTAACTGAATTTGATAGATAAATCCTTCTTGCTGTTTAGTTCTTGGGATTGAGAGATGTTGCAAAGGTGAAggaatgtttttaaaggaataaaataggACTAGAAAAAAActataaaaagctttaaaacacacattttgaATGGTTGTGTTTTGGATAAAGAAAATAGTAACAAAGAACTGTACTTCTTATCCTTTAACCTTATTATGTGCTTTAGAGCAGCATACTTGTTCTGTCTGATATATCCTGCACATACAGTAATAAACCTGACAGAAAACATAGTGACCCTTTTGAATCCCTCCTGTCCAAATTATTTGAGGTCTCTCCTGGGACTCTTTTCAGATACCACACCTCAGCAACTCTTGTGCGGCAGTACAGGCCTCATCTCTTTGCTTCAGTCCAGCCAAGCTGCTCTTCCAGTGGTCCATCAATTGCTTTTTCTCCATGTTAATAGCCTGTACCTCCATACAAGCCTAGGGAAGAGAGAGTTGGTAGACAGGATGAATCTATACTGTGCTGGAAAACCAAATTCATGTTacaatgcagtatttttcttctgttcatcaTATGCTGGGCAGGAACAGCTTTAATTAATAAGTGTCTGGTTTGTTGTCACACCAGATCACAAAGCATAggtctgcaagaaaaaaaaacatgctgagAAGGTGGGGGAGGAAGTAGTTTACAGGCAGTTCTTCAGGGGAGGCGGGGAAGTCTCCATTCCTGCAAAGAGGAACCAACCATACAACTCTGGCCTAGATTGTACATACCACATGGGCATGAGCCAAAGCGCTCCGTCCTTTCCAGAGGGAAATACTAACCAGAAGTGAAAAAAGCACTCTCCTACCTCATTTACTGCTTGCcgagttacttttgtgtccTCTGCCTGGGCCACAAACTGAGCTTCAAACAGAGCAATCTGTTCTTGTAGTTCATAGGCTTTTCTTGTCAAGCGGTCTACCAGAAGGTCCTGAAGAGTCAGAGCCAAACAGTTCAGGATGAGCAATATAATCTCAGTTTTAACCCAACTGTATTCTACAAGAATAACATAGGCTAGAAAAGGGATTAAATTGGCAACTGGATTAGATTTGATTCCTACTGAAACTCTTCCATTCGTATACAAATGACTCATAAATATGATAACTTTCAAGAGAATGAGACCttctttgctgattttttaTTACTCCATTTGTAGTGGTGAATTGATCCTTCAGATCAGCAGCAGCATTAATTCCTGTCAGCATGGATTATATTGTGCCAcctctccagcagctgggaaTCTTAATactttatgttttaaaatcctTTGTTAAAAATCATCTAAATCCATTTGATTTCAAATGTATGCATGCACTTCTGCATTAATAATAATCAGTGTCTTGCTgcaagcagaaggcagcagagggagCTCCAGCACACCAACCGGCTCAGTTCATTTTCAAAGTTCGCTTTTCATTGTGAAACTCATTGTGCCTCCGAATAATTTTGATACTTGGGCATGAGATACTTCTTCACCCAATATCTTTCTGCCCCCGCACCCCCTTTGCTTGAGTGAAGAGTGAATTACTGTCATAAAGCTTGTCAAAAACCTTTGGGCCGTACCTGCCCCTATCTTGGTGGTGGAGATTCTTCTCATTTTTAGAAAAgcctgtggatttttttcaattatttggGAAAAATATACCCACACATCTTCCATAATTCAGTCACAATAACCTTCCTTCTGACAAGGCAGCGTGTCCTCCAAGACTCACCACTAACTGtcatctgtatttatttattttaaagaagacaGTTTTACTTGatacctgttttttcttttccacctcaGCCTGGACTTTCTCTGCCTCAGCCTTCTTTGTCGACTGTTTCATTAGTAAAATATTATGACGCATATCCTGGTCCATATTTTGCATGTAGAAGAGATGCAAGGCCAGGTCTTCAACCTGGGCCTGCATTGCAGAAactggggaggcaggaggaaaaatatttacagagaaGTATGTTTGTAGGATACACTTAAACagagataaaaggaaaagaaatatggaAGAACCCAAAGCAAAACCCACACACGTAACAGCTAAATCAGCTCTCCCTGAAGTAAGAATTTACATCAGCTTTGGAGTATAGCTCCACAAGCAAAGCTAAAAATCTTTGTAAGCAATTCCTTGACTCCCAGCACGTAGAATCCCAGGAAATCAAAGAAGGGGCCTCAGGAGGCTGTGAATCCACTCCTCTGCCCCAAACCAGAACTGCCTCTGTCTCAGTCCATTGAATACTTCTCTAATTTTTTCAGTAACCTGCAAAAACATTCTAGGCAATTCCTTTTAATGCTTAGCTATGCCTGCCATTGCAATTGTTTTACTGTTTCCTATCCAAATGCCTACAACACAAAAAGAATGAGTCAAGTCCATTTCTTTGgctggaatgggctgccacaTGGATGCTGCTGTCGTACTCCTGGATGCCCCTCATGACCTACGATCTTTGCAATCTCACCACACCCTTACAGAGACACAGGCAAACATGACACAGTGATGGGAGTTTTCCTCCTGCTAAGCACAGAACAGCCTACCTGCCAGGAACGGTTTTCATTTGAGTCCTAAAGACCTTGTTAGAACATAGTCTTAGAAACAATAGAAATTACATGGCAACCAGGAATATCTGTGAAACTTTTAAATGAGTGCATTATTCCTGATTGATTTTACTGTGCTTTCCAATGCAATGCTTGACTTATActcaaattaatttctccacATAGTACTAGAATTAGGAAATATTGCAAGGACTGCCTCAGTCACCTTTCTTGCGTTCATCTTCTGTGTTCTGACACATTTTCTTGTAGGTCAGCCTGAGGGCCTCCAGttcctcttccagctgctgacGCGCTGTGGCCGTCTGAGAACAGCGGTCATGGCTCTTCTCCAGTTCCATCTGCAGACGGGCCAGCTGCTGCTGCGCTCCGTAAAGAATCACCCCAAGCTCTTCTCTCTGTACTTTGCCCTTTTTCATTGCTGTCCTCTGCAAACACAAGAGGAAACCAGCTATCTCGCTTCAGCTTGGACAGGGAAGGGCTGCTGTGGGAAGGCAAAGTAAGAATGCTGTATACCAGTTCCTGAAGCTCTAGGTTCACTTTTTCCATCTGCTTAGTAAGGTGATTCTTCAGGGCACCCTGGAATCTTCTCATCAGAGGCTGTAAAGAAGTACAGTGTTGATAAACTTTAGCATACTTGTGTAAATAAATTACGAAGAAACCTTACTGCTACTCCCACTATTAGATAAAACATCATATTTTCTGCCATAGACATTTGCATTCTTATTTTAGCTACAACCACTGTAACAAGTGAGAAGAGTTATATACTGGGTATTTGTTGACATCAGAAAGTGACTACTGagaatatttgaaaatcagaaacatATAGGAAGGGCTACATCTGAGAACACGCCACTCATTCTTGCTGCAAGTACTTCTCTTTCAGGAGTACCGAAGAGTATCAGATTTGCCCACTACATTGCTTACATCTGAACCTGCAACTTTGGGGTTAACACTGAGTGAACAGACACATTCAGGAGCTAGTACTTTTGCAAAAGCTATTCTTAAACATGTAGTTTTAGCGTACAGCTAAGCCACTGCTTACAATTTACCTCACATGTTTTATACAAACAAAACTATTAAGTCTGCAAAGAAGAATGATGAGATTTGAGGACTTCTCACATGTTCTGGATCCAAGACaaccagttttgtttcttctgtggtttcttcccttcttccactTATTTCACGTTCCTCAGCTCCAGGCTGCTGGCATTCCTTTTCCCATCTCTGGTCACCATGCTCACTAGTAAGCTGACCAAACTGCTCAAGGGCAGACTCTGAATAGAGAGAAATGGGTTCTCCAACGTTACCTGGACCCCACCACcgaaaaaaagagaaaaatataaagactTAGATTTCATAGTATTATGCCTCCAGCTGGACTAACAACGAtcagaaagggagaaaactaGAAACTCTGCCTGATAGATGGTATAAAGTATTGTACTGTTAATAAGGAACTGAATAATACCTGACTCTGTGCAGCTGTTTAACTCCACTGACAATGCAGATGCCAGCACAGGAGCTCCTGAAGATGTACGGGAAGGGTTTCCTCTGTCTGTTATTGGCTGCTCCATGTCACCCAGTTCAGGAGGACAACTGGCTATTTCCATTCTGTCTGAGAAAGTCTCAGGAGATTTTTCCTGAAACGCAAAATCCATCACCTGAAACAGCCTTTCAATCTAACTCTCTTTGCTCCTAAAAATCTGCCTATTTTTGTCATCATGAGACATGAACAATGCAAACGAAGAATCAACAAGAGCCCTTTGTTCTAAAATCAGCACACAGATACACTGGCAAAGCTGTGTCACTCCAGATTAAAAACAcaatcttttcacatatttaGCACAACAACAGAACCCCTCCAGTTTTGTCAaagtttttttatattttgtgcCTGATCAATTAGCTTCTCTCCATTGCAGTTCGgattggttttgtgttttcagcaataaaactgcAGCAGGAGAATGTGAAGTTAAAAATACTGGTCATGCATTCTGTGATTAtgattatatatattattatagtGTCTCACTTCTGCAGAACCCACAAACAGCTCTGTCGCTCCACagacttctttttctgctggagGAAACGTCTCTTCTTGGTCCTCCAGAGGAACAAACTCTTCCTCTTCATTGTTGTTCCTGTTCTCTGCCTCTATGGCCTAGCCACAAGCCAGGCAAAAAGCAGAATAGTAGCGTTATAACAGGTTGTATACTTTGTTTAATGTTAATGCTACAGCATTGTAacaactgctttttgtttttcacagggTACAGAAGTTTAATTTACAAGTTTAATCTCATTCACAAAAACAGTCACCCAGCTAGCATTAAGATAGTAAAGATCATGACAAAAATTCTACACACCACACTTAATTTAACATGTGTTTCTAGCTtacatccattttaaaaatgcctttagGGATTTACTAAAGAAAGTCTTCCAGCCTGCAATACACGTAGCCAAATtattatcttctttctttttaaagagacaCTGTTTTATTCCATATCATCATTTGCCAAATTCAAATATTGTGCAGTAccaatggaaggaaaaaaactcatCACCAGCAAACCccagaaaaaaagcctgagTATGTGCATCTACGAAATGTGgataactttctttttaaagtgcttACTGCAGAAATGTGCTATTTAAGAACTGAGTAAGAAACACCTACTTCAAGATGCTGCTGACACATGGGACAGTAACTAAATTTACTTtctagtggggttttttttatatgcagGGCAAGACTGCAATAATTGCTTGCTTGATTTACTTCTTCCCATGAAGCTGCTTCCATTAAGATGTTGCTCTGTAAGGAACACAAGGGGACATGCTGCCCTGTAAACGTTTCAAAGGAAATCACCTCCATTGCAAGATGCGATGGAACTCTGATTACATCCCGCGCAGCGGAGCCAAATTCCaccccagatccctctgctgcagcaccgGGGGCCTCCTCCATGGTGCTGGGGCTGGCCTCTGCCTGCAAACagagcacagaatcacagaatcattaaggttggaaaagacctctaggatcatcaagtccaaccatcagcccaacacccccaggcctcctaaaccatgccctgaagtgccacgtctacatgttttttgaacacccccagggacggtgactcccccacctctctgggcagcctgtgccagggcctgaccactcttgcagtaaagacatttctcctaatacccaatcaaaacctcccctgacacagcttgaggctgtttcctctcgtcctgtcactggtgacttagtagaagagaccagcccccctctcactccagcccctctcaggcagctgcagagagcgagaagggctcccctcagccccctcttctccaggctaaacccccccagctccctcagccgccccccagcacacttgtgctccagaccctgccccagccctgctgcccttctctggacacactccagcacctccatgtccttcttgtcctgaggagcctaaacctgagcccagcattcgaggtggggcctccccaggggcgagcacaggggccccatccctgcccggctcctactggccacaccagtgctgacacaagcccgggggctggtggcctccttggccacccgggcactgctggctcatgcccagccggctgtccCGCAGGAGAGGGAGTACCGGGTCAGCGCCCGGCTCCCCGGGTCCGCCGTCTGCAGGCCGCCCctccgccgcggggccggggcacgccgggggccggggcacgcggggccggggggcggcagCAGGCCGCAGCGCAGCCCCGCACTCACCCGCCGCCGCCTGCACCATCTTCCCGTTGCTAGGCGACGCGTCAACACCCGGTCACGTGAGCGCTGCGGACCGCACCACCTCAgcccgcggggagggggacTCAGGCCGCACCACCTCAGTCcgtgaggggaaggagggggggcGCCCCTCGGGCCGCGCTACCTCAgcccgccgggcccgggcgACGCCCGCGGCATCCCGGCCGCGCCAGCCCCGGTGCGGGACAGCAGGTAACGGCGCCGGGGGCCGGGCTgcggtgtgtgtgtggggagggtCCCTCTTCGCCCTTCCCTCGCCGAGGCGGCCCCGCCTGAGGCAGCTGCCGGGCTGCCCCGGggcagggcggcggcggggcggggccgccgggcgGGCACacccccgccgggccgggccggggcggcggcggcggcggcggccccccgCGTTGGGCCCGCTGGGCGGCGACGGCGATTCGGAGCCCGCCCGATGCCGGGCCGGGCCGTCCGGCCGCGGGAACCGCTAGAAGTTTCCCCGGGTTCGTCTTTGCCGGTAAAAGCGCCGGGTCGGCGCCGTGCGTCGCGTCGCTCGCCGGGGGCGGGTTGAGCGGGGCGTAACGCCGGCTCCGTGCGGCGGGGGCCGTGCCTGTGGGCTGCggtgggggtgcggggtggCGGGAGGGGGCCCGGACGGCCTCTGCAGTGCCCGCGGGACGGCTGCTCGTCGCGCCTGTCACTGTCACACGCGTGAAGGAGGCGAGACACCGGGTATCCTGCCCGGCACCCCGCTCATGCGGGTTTTTAATCCTGCTCTTTGTCTTCCCgtcctgtgtgtgtgtgtgtgtccccgcCGGAGCCCCACGCCGCGTGGAGGGTCGCGGGTGGGATGCTGCCCGCTGCCTTCGGAGCCCCCGGGGTGGGCGGCATGCTGCCGGCTCGGGGCTGGCAGAAAGCGGAACACAGAACAGTGCTCAAACTCGtattttctgctattttggAGTGGCCGTGTACAGCTGGAGTATTCTTACTTTCAGGGAGTTGGTCTTCTCCCAGATTACCCCCGCATCTACCTCTCCATTCACCGAGTTCTGTTATCAGCAGAGAGGTGAAGATGGATGGTCTGAATcattgaaaattatttgatgTATGGCCTTCAGGCGCTGCAGGGCGGGAATTGAGTTGATATATTGCTCACGGTGTTGATGACACTCTGTAAAATAActctgcttcttcctctccGAGGTCTGCCTGTCTGTTCTGTTCTCGGACTGGTAGCTTGTCTTGCAAAGGTATTATGTTCTTAGTTGCCACTCTGAATAggaagtaataaaaatgaaagatctTTTATGAGAAAATAGTCAAAATGTTAAGACCGGGACAGCTCAGGGTAAAGATCGTGGGCTTGCTATTTCTTTTGTGGAAGCCTCCTTTAGGTCAGTAGGCTGAGAGGAGCTCGTTCTGGTGATAACTTGGCTAAAAGCAGAGGTGTTTCTGAAAACTGCTTCTCTGACCCAGCGTTGGATTTGCCGAATATCTGGGTTTATGCTGTATGTCTCACTGTGTGGTTCGCATAAAGCTGGAGAGCCGGGTTGCGGCAGACCGTTGTTGTCTCTGTCCAGCAGGCAAGAAGGGAGCAGGGCATGGTCTTGCCTGTGGCAGGGTAAAAAGGAGGCGATTTCAAAGTGTCAGAGTGTCAGGGACACGTGGTCTGATGTCTGTCATGTtaagaaaagactttgcaattAGTTCATTAATTCTGCTGCGAAACCAGGCTCCTGGGATTTTTTAGCTGCTGATATTTAGGGATCTAGTACTGTGAGCATTACCAGGCCACAGCTACAGGACGTTGGAAATTAAAAGCTATATGAAGTGTTATCTACTGCACAAGCACTGCagttaaataatacaaaattatgtttaatcTTGGGATGGAGGGACATATGGCACAAACAATTTCTGAGCATTAAAGCATGTATTGTGGTTTGACTTTTAGTGCTGGAGGGGAGGtgagatttttgtttgcttttttatgcATAAGCAGGTATGtctgggagcagcaggcaggctcTGATGATAGCATTTCGTTTCCCTTTTTATCTCAGAGTCACAAACTTGCAGTATTTagtctgcttttccttttttacctt
This window harbors:
- the CCDC40 gene encoding coiled-coil domain-containing protein 40 isoform X1, with protein sequence MEEAPGAAAEGSGVEFGSAARDVIRVPSHLAMEAIEAENRNNNEEEEFVPLEDQEETFPPAEKEVCGATELFVGSAEEKSPETFSDRMEIASCPPELGDMEQPITDRGNPSRTSSGAPVLASALSVELNSCTESGNVGEPISLYSESALEQFGQLTSEHGDQRWEKECQQPGAEEREISGRREETTEETKLVVLDPEHPLMRRFQGALKNHLTKQMEKVNLELQELRTAMKKGKVQREELGVILYGAQQQLARLQMELEKSHDRCSQTATARQQLEEELEALRLTYKKMCQNTEDERKKVSAMQAQVEDLALHLFYMQNMDQDMRHNILLMKQSTKKAEAEKVQAEVEKKKQDLLVDRLTRKAYELQEQIALFEAQFVAQAEDTKVTRQAVNEACMEVQAINMEKKQLMDHWKSSLAGLKQRDEACTAAQELLSKYRHDLKSLEMDIHGCRKSIRKEEEKNELLVTILSRSQSDANTTKKLIAQCVSRQEALKVESGTYTRILHETEQALNRTKTDQAARLNEVLSISKDIEKGTDAKEQMEREIMSKLQDQMMSSKATKHFSQLAAKLHRRKTDLELHFSKVENDTAQIILNTTHTNCRLTILKKTLGELDKEIKNICDLISCRESEIAKCSILAENKQGVISQYKKRLEMILSQQGGQELGPLEIEINKLTKQVEEYNSEVMTLQKYWLNLQKELVKLTHEREEQIASLDMLKKQITIMQQKKVRTENEIQQVTKEQKDIERHMRNMSNDLIKLNVLINKNNNSFEELQYGNIITENEFVRSLKAAEKESVEMQEKHSQLTEEKERLLNSLVEAEQQIMLWEKKIQLTREMRAAVDSETGQGEIQAMRTEIHRMQVCYGRLMKQQEKMIRDMEASVSRREAIAVRGEGQNRTDKKHISRSDFHRKKQELRKMISETQKNTQDCNKKILELERTQVSLSATLLEKQQELRRLQAESDGLHSDAEWLRNKKRWNLLEIVAFQTRQKHLQALKEGKYAPLCRTEQAWRNEQQKLQDRLRAFNAIVQQIQQEHPLHRQALQWLAQCLESRLGSPGD
- the CCDC40 gene encoding coiled-coil domain-containing protein 40 isoform X2, giving the protein MEEAPGAAAEGSGVEFGSAARDVIRVPSHLAMEAIEAENRNNNEEEEFVPLEDQEETFPPAEKEVCGATELFVGSAEEKSPETFSDRMEIASCPPELGDMEQPITDRGNPSRTSSGAPVLASALSVELNSCTESESALEQFGQLTSEHGDQRWEKECQQPGAEEREISGRREETTEETKLVVLDPEHPLMRRFQGALKNHLTKQMEKVNLELQELRTAMKKGKVQREELGVILYGAQQQLARLQMELEKSHDRCSQTATARQQLEEELEALRLTYKKMCQNTEDERKKVSAMQAQVEDLALHLFYMQNMDQDMRHNILLMKQSTKKAEAEKVQAEVEKKKQDLLVDRLTRKAYELQEQIALFEAQFVAQAEDTKVTRQAVNEACMEVQAINMEKKQLMDHWKSSLAGLKQRDEACTAAQELLSKYRHDLKSLEMDIHGCRKSIRKEEEKNELLVTILSRSQSDANTTKKLIAQCVSRQEALKVESGTYTRILHETEQALNRTKTDQAARLNEVLSISKDIEKGTDAKEQMEREIMSKLQDQMMSSKATKHFSQLAAKLHRRKTDLELHFSKVENDTAQIILNTTHTNCRLTILKKTLGELDKEIKNICDLISCRESEIAKCSILAENKQGVISQYKKRLEMILSQQGGQELGPLEIEINKLTKQVEEYNSEVMTLQKYWLNLQKELVKLTHEREEQIASLDMLKKQITIMQQKKVRTENEIQQVTKEQKDIERHMRNMSNDLIKLNVLINKNNNSFEELQYGNIITENEFVRSLKAAEKESVEMQEKHSQLTEEKERLLNSLVEAEQQIMLWEKKIQLTREMRAAVDSETGQGEIQAMRTEIHRMQVCYGRLMKQQEKMIRDMEASVSRREAIAVRGEGQNRTDKKHISRSDFHRKKQELRKMISETQKNTQDCNKKILELERTQVSLSATLLEKQQELRRLQAESDGLHSDAEWLRNKKRWNLLEIVAFQTRQKHLQALKEGKYAPLCRTEQAWRNEQQKLQDRLRAFNAIVQQIQQEHPLHRQALQWLAQCLESRLGSPGD